A genomic window from Vigna radiata var. radiata cultivar VC1973A chromosome 2, Vradiata_ver6, whole genome shotgun sequence includes:
- the LOC106780416 gene encoding protein DMP7 — protein MDVNVSNLQPLLENVLPQKTPKTPAQKTMRKAFKGTAHLSKLLPTGTVLIFQTLSPLFTHQGQCKTVSNKAMTIVLLSLCSISCFVLSFTDSFRDERGKVRYGVASVNGIWVMDGSVRLPAKEAEKYRLRFIDFFHAFMSILVFLAIALFDGSVVSCFVPKPSEEIKELLMLLPVGIGTVCSLFFVAFPTQRHGIGFPLSRN, from the coding sequence ATGGATGTTAATGTGAGTAATCTACAACCCCTTTTGGAAAACGTTTTACCACAGAAAACTCCGAAAACCCCAGCACAAAAAACCATGAGAAAGGCATTCAAGGGCACAGCACATTTGTCGAAGCTTCTTCCAACAGGAACAGTGCTAATATTCCAAACCCTGTCACCACTTTTCACTCACCAAGGGCAATGCAAAACCGTTTCAAACAAAGCCATGACCATCGTTCTCTTGAGCCTTTGCAGCATCTCATGCTTTGTTCTCTCCTTCACTGACAGCTTCAGGGATGAGAGGGGGAAGGTGAGATATGGGGTGGCATCAGTGAATGGGATATGGGTTATGGATGGATCAGTGAGACTTCCTGCAAAAGAGGCAGAAAAGTATAGGCTAAGGTTCATTGATTTCTTCCATGCATTCATGTCAATATTGGTTTTCTTGGCAATTGCACTCTTTGATGGAAGTGTGGTGAGTTGTTTTGTTCCAAAGCCTTCTGAGGAAATCAAAGAGCTTCTCATGCTTTTGCCTGTTGGGATTGGCACTGTGTGTAGCCTTTTTTTTGTTGCATTTCCTACCCAGAGACATGGGATTGGTTTCCCTCTCTCTCGTAATTAG